From a region of the Impatiens glandulifera chromosome 4, dImpGla2.1, whole genome shotgun sequence genome:
- the LOC124933986 gene encoding cyclin-dependent kinase G-2-like isoform X1: MATGKYDVSRKRDFCYPEKKENSYSYTTSYHAGDRRSRSRNVEDEKSHERHTSIRKLNACKTSPEKKRKLSPNSMDMDLKKGRTYSSGIFNKNVDLNNLLSLPKSFRNSESVVLNREKRCIQESPIKSYVAGGSTGTGESGLTGSPAVSPLRDSWSEKEVAHEGDEVHNICTSRWANLDNSPAELLCSNDTTSISGVIDSLEPLQNVKLTSEIRELCREGSDGNSDSSFFDDLVRNNTDLQTDDDDHKDDEGNNHADMEMDEIHCAHIGDVNVLPGCKEVSNFEKLNRIGEGTYGVVYKARNRSTGEIVALKKVKKEVEKEGFPVAFLREISLLLALHHPSIVHVKEVAMTGLDDVLMDDVFMVMEYVEHDLKGLMKKMKKPFSEKEVKCLMLQLLEGVKYLHDNWVLHRDLKTSNLLLSTNGKLKICDLGISRRYGSQLKPYTPGMVTLWYRAPELLLGAEEYSTAVDMWSVGCIMAELLTKQPLFNGDGEIDHLSKIFNILGTPNEKVWPGFSELPGVKKSKAILKQQKRSILADKFQALSFTGSTTLSGQGFNLLSQLLTYDPAKRITVEEALRHPWLCEETLEPLPGQEALALKLESIAKQ; this comes from the exons ATGGCGACAGGGAAATATGATGTCTCACGGAAGAGAGACTTCTGTTACCCTGAGAAAAAAGAGAATAGTTACTCGTACACAACTTCTTACCATGCTGGTGATAGGAGGAGCAGGTCCAGAAATGTGGAAGATGAGAAGAGTCATGAAAGGCACACTAGCATTAGGAAACTCAATGCCTGCAAGACGTCTCCAGAAAAGAAAAGGAAGTTATCACCTAACTCGATGGACATGGACCTGAAGAAAGGAAGAACATACTCTTCTggtatatttaacaaaaatgttGACCTCAATAATCTGCTATCTTTACCAAAATCTTTCCGCAATTCGGAAAGTGTTGTTTTGAACAGGGAGAAGAGATGCATACAGGAATCTCCTATCAAGTCTTATGTTGCAGGTGGATCAACAGGGACAGGTGAATCTGGCTTGACAGGTTCGCCTGCCGTGTCACCTCTCAGAGACAGCTGGAGTGAAAAGGAGGTTGCACATGAAGGTGATGAGGTACATAATATTTGCACGTCAAGGTGGGCTAATCTTGATAATTCACCTGCTGAATTATTATGTTCTAATGATACTACTTCAATCTCTGGTGTGATTGATTCCCTTGAACCATTACAAAATGTCAAACTGACTTCTGAAATTAGGGAGTTATGTAGAGAAGGGTCAGATGGAAACTCGGATAGTTCATTCTTTGATGATCTAGTCAGGAACAACACAGACCTTCAAACAGATGACGATGATCACAAGGATGATGAAGGGAACAATCATGCTGACATGGAGATGGATGAGATTCATTGTGCCCACATTGGTGATGTAAATGTACTTCCAGGTTGTAAAGAAGTTTCTAATTTTGAGAAACTTAATCGAATAGGTGAAGGAACTTATGGTGTTGTTTACAAGGCCAGGAACAGAAGTACAGGAGAAATCGTTGCACTCAAGAAAGTAAAGAAGGAAGTGGAAAAGGAAGGTTTCCCTGTTGCATTTCTACGTGAAATAAGCCTTCTTTTGGCTCTTCATCACCCGTCCATAGTGCATGTTAAAGAAGTTGCCATGACGGGTCTTGATGATGTTCTTATGGATGATGTCTTTATGGTTATGGAATATGTAGAACATGACCTCAAGGgactgatgaagaagatgaagaaaccTTTTAGTGAAAAGGAAGTTAAATGTTTGATGCTACAATTATTGGAAGGTGTGAAGTATCTTCATGATAATTGGGTTTTGCATCGGGACCTGAAGACGTCAAATCTTCTTTTGAGTACAAATGGGAAGTTGAAGATTTGTGACCTTGGAATATCTCGCCGTTACGGAAGCCAGTTGAAGCCATATACACCTGGCATGGTGACGTTATGGTACAG GGCTCCTGAACTTCTATTAGGAGCAGAAGAATACTCAACTGCAGTTGATATGTGGTCAGTAGGTTGCATTATGGCAGAACTCCTAACAAAACAACCTCTTTTCAATGGTGATGGGGAGATTGATCATCTTAGCAAG ATATTCAATATTCTGGGAACACCAAATGAAAAGGTGTGGCCAGGATTTTCGGAATTGCCTGGAGTGAAGAAATCTAAAGCTATCTTGAAGCAGCAGAAGAGGAGTATATTGGCTGATAAATTTCAGGCATTGAGTTTCACTGGTTCTACCACACTTTCTGGACAGGGTTTTAATTTGTTGAGCCAATTGTTGACTTACGATCCTGCAAAGCGGATAACAGTAGAAGAGGCTCTGAGACATCCATGGTTATGTGAGGAAACACTGGAGCCTTTACCTGGTCAAGAAGCACTTGCACTGAAGTTGGAGTCTATCGCAAAACAATGA
- the LOC124933986 gene encoding cyclin-dependent kinase G-2-like isoform X2, translated as MDMDLKKGRTYSSGIFNKNVDLNNLLSLPKSFRNSESVVLNREKRCIQESPIKSYVAGGSTGTGESGLTGSPAVSPLRDSWSEKEVAHEGDEVHNICTSRWANLDNSPAELLCSNDTTSISGVIDSLEPLQNVKLTSEIRELCREGSDGNSDSSFFDDLVRNNTDLQTDDDDHKDDEGNNHADMEMDEIHCAHIGDVNVLPGCKEVSNFEKLNRIGEGTYGVVYKARNRSTGEIVALKKVKKEVEKEGFPVAFLREISLLLALHHPSIVHVKEVAMTGLDDVLMDDVFMVMEYVEHDLKGLMKKMKKPFSEKEVKCLMLQLLEGVKYLHDNWVLHRDLKTSNLLLSTNGKLKICDLGISRRYGSQLKPYTPGMVTLWYRAPELLLGAEEYSTAVDMWSVGCIMAELLTKQPLFNGDGEIDHLSKIFNILGTPNEKVWPGFSELPGVKKSKAILKQQKRSILADKFQALSFTGSTTLSGQGFNLLSQLLTYDPAKRITVEEALRHPWLCEETLEPLPGQEALALKLESIAKQ; from the exons ATGGACATGGACCTGAAGAAAGGAAGAACATACTCTTCTggtatatttaacaaaaatgttGACCTCAATAATCTGCTATCTTTACCAAAATCTTTCCGCAATTCGGAAAGTGTTGTTTTGAACAGGGAGAAGAGATGCATACAGGAATCTCCTATCAAGTCTTATGTTGCAGGTGGATCAACAGGGACAGGTGAATCTGGCTTGACAGGTTCGCCTGCCGTGTCACCTCTCAGAGACAGCTGGAGTGAAAAGGAGGTTGCACATGAAGGTGATGAGGTACATAATATTTGCACGTCAAGGTGGGCTAATCTTGATAATTCACCTGCTGAATTATTATGTTCTAATGATACTACTTCAATCTCTGGTGTGATTGATTCCCTTGAACCATTACAAAATGTCAAACTGACTTCTGAAATTAGGGAGTTATGTAGAGAAGGGTCAGATGGAAACTCGGATAGTTCATTCTTTGATGATCTAGTCAGGAACAACACAGACCTTCAAACAGATGACGATGATCACAAGGATGATGAAGGGAACAATCATGCTGACATGGAGATGGATGAGATTCATTGTGCCCACATTGGTGATGTAAATGTACTTCCAGGTTGTAAAGAAGTTTCTAATTTTGAGAAACTTAATCGAATAGGTGAAGGAACTTATGGTGTTGTTTACAAGGCCAGGAACAGAAGTACAGGAGAAATCGTTGCACTCAAGAAAGTAAAGAAGGAAGTGGAAAAGGAAGGTTTCCCTGTTGCATTTCTACGTGAAATAAGCCTTCTTTTGGCTCTTCATCACCCGTCCATAGTGCATGTTAAAGAAGTTGCCATGACGGGTCTTGATGATGTTCTTATGGATGATGTCTTTATGGTTATGGAATATGTAGAACATGACCTCAAGGgactgatgaagaagatgaagaaaccTTTTAGTGAAAAGGAAGTTAAATGTTTGATGCTACAATTATTGGAAGGTGTGAAGTATCTTCATGATAATTGGGTTTTGCATCGGGACCTGAAGACGTCAAATCTTCTTTTGAGTACAAATGGGAAGTTGAAGATTTGTGACCTTGGAATATCTCGCCGTTACGGAAGCCAGTTGAAGCCATATACACCTGGCATGGTGACGTTATGGTACAG GGCTCCTGAACTTCTATTAGGAGCAGAAGAATACTCAACTGCAGTTGATATGTGGTCAGTAGGTTGCATTATGGCAGAACTCCTAACAAAACAACCTCTTTTCAATGGTGATGGGGAGATTGATCATCTTAGCAAG ATATTCAATATTCTGGGAACACCAAATGAAAAGGTGTGGCCAGGATTTTCGGAATTGCCTGGAGTGAAGAAATCTAAAGCTATCTTGAAGCAGCAGAAGAGGAGTATATTGGCTGATAAATTTCAGGCATTGAGTTTCACTGGTTCTACCACACTTTCTGGACAGGGTTTTAATTTGTTGAGCCAATTGTTGACTTACGATCCTGCAAAGCGGATAACAGTAGAAGAGGCTCTGAGACATCCATGGTTATGTGAGGAAACACTGGAGCCTTTACCTGGTCAAGAAGCACTTGCACTGAAGTTGGAGTCTATCGCAAAACAATGA